A stretch of DNA from Anopheles ziemanni chromosome 3, idAnoZiCoDA_A2_x.2, whole genome shotgun sequence:
GTCAGTGATGTTAGGACGTGCTTGCTAATACATTTCCGTAGGTTCGTAGCGGTTGGTTTCGGTAGCGGTTGTTCGATGGACTCGTTAACCTTTGATTCCACGAGCGGCCAGGAGCGCTTGAACCTCTGTAAAGTTTATacgaaatgaaatataatGTTCTTCAAGTAGTACCAACATCCGTCGGATGCTTACGGGCAAGTTTGTTTCCGTTCACGGGCGGCGCGAAGGGCAGTGCCTGCGGGGTTTGGCCGCGCTGCAGCTGGGCGCAGTAGTCGGCAACGGCCTGCGACGGCTTGGACAGATCCAGCGTGTACGTCTGGCCGTTGACCGGGTTGCGGATGGTGGCCGAGGCCTTCCGTCCTGCGACCGCTCCGATGATCTTCGGCAGCTTGCAGATGCACTCGGATAGGGTGGTGCACTTCACGTCGGTCGTGTACTGTCCGTGTACGGTGACTGCGCCAAGGCAGACCAGTGCCAGCACGATGCAGATGAACTTAGTCATTGTAGGGGTTTAGTAGAAGTAACGAACGTTGCGTGCTTGGTTCAGAGTACGGCGAGGTACGAAGCGCGAGGCTGACCTGTGTGTGTTCCGAAGACGACTTAAGTGCAATGCCG
This window harbors:
- the LOC131286136 gene encoding uncharacterized protein LOC131286136: MTKFICIVLALVCLGAVTVHGQYTTDVKCTTLSECICKLPKIIGAVAGRKASATIRNPVNGQTYTLDLSKPSQAVADYCAQLQRGQTPQALPFAPPVNGNKLAQVQALLAARGIKG